In Podospora pseudoanserina strain CBS 124.78 chromosome 5, whole genome shotgun sequence, a single window of DNA contains:
- a CDS encoding hypothetical protein (EggNog:ENOG503PXIW): MASQSPPALPARPLVSPGSGHIEPVWLDVSTVEEIIEYIISARHHGSESILSFQWHSDRLDHLFEQLDARLIALDERKIRRFEYDYESSTVHIDIMGESEFHYQVQAGLRDYIKNRLAERIATTDDPTIRRLMQSIEERGTFNILYERKIHKQADVSLGQAGALPSLVCEVS; the protein is encoded by the exons ATGGCGTCGCAAAGCCCCCCCGCTTTGCCGGCAAGGCCGCTTGTTTCGCCGGGTAGCGGTCATATTGAGCCT GTTTGGCTAGACGTTTCCACGGTTGAGGAGATCATCGAATACATCATTAGCGCTCGCCACCACGGCAGCGAGTCGATTCTTAGCTTCCAGTGGCACTCAGACAGACTCGACCATCTTTTTGAACAACTGGACGCCCGACTAATCGCACTCGACGAAAGAAAAATCCGCCGATTCGAGTACGACTACGAATCTAGTACCGTACATATCGACATCATGGGCGAATCCGAGTTCCATTATCAGGTTCAAGCTGGCCTTCGAGACTACATCAAAAATCGTCTTGCAGAGCGTATTGCCACCACGGATGATCCCACGATTCGCCGCCTAATGCAGTCTATCGAAGAGAGGGGTACCTTTAACATTCTATACGAAAGGAAGATCCATAAACAAGCCGATGTTTCGCTCGGCCAGGCGGGCGCCCTGCCATCTCTGGTTTGCGAGGTCTCGTAG
- a CDS encoding hypothetical protein (EggNog:ENOG503PXIW): MMMILFNNLLDRLISISLTCLAGVPTAFCRPSTVELAAGVTRNPTITITFERLRAIFRKARHLHNPTKFITEATDQEQNPYEESERRVAEARSEARIEMERRVAEERSEAERRVADARSEARIEMERRVADARSEARIEIERLMAEGRLGAK, encoded by the exons atgatgatgatcttgttCAACAACCTGTTGGACAGGTTGATCTCTATCTCTCTGACTTG TTTGGCTGGTGTACCAACAGCGTTTTGTCGCCCCTCGACTGTTGAGTTGGCTGCTGGGGTTACAAG GAATCCCACAATCACCATAACGTTCGAACGACTTCGGGCTATCTTCCGCAAAGCTCGCCATTtacacaacccaaccaaatTCATAACGGAGGCTACTGATCAAGAGCAAAACCCGTATGAGGAGTCCGAGAGGCGTGTGGCCGAGGCGCGTTCTGAAGCACGCATCGAGATGGAACGGCGTGTGGCTGAAGAGCGCAGCGAGGCCGAGAGGCGTGTGGCCGACGCGCGTTCTGAAGCACGCATCGAGATGGAACGGCGTGTGGCCGACGCGCGTTCTGAAGCACGCATCGAGATCGAGCGGCTCATGGCCGAAGGCCGATTGGGGGCTAAGTAG